A single region of the Brassica rapa cultivar Chiifu-401-42 chromosome A03, CAAS_Brap_v3.01, whole genome shotgun sequence genome encodes:
- the LOC103857642 gene encoding S-adenosylmethionine synthase 3, protein METFLFTSESVNEGHPDKLCDQVSDAILDACLEQDPESKVACETCTKTNMVMVFGEITTSAKVDYEKIVRSTCREIGFISADVGLDADKCNVLVNIEQQSPDIAQGVHGHLTKKPEDIGAGDQGHMFGYATDETPELMPLTHVLATKLGAKLTEVRKNKTCPWLRPDGKTQVTVEYKNDGGAMIPIRVHTVLISTQHDETVTNDEIAADLKEHVIKPVIPAKYLDENTIFHLNPSGRFVIGGPHGDAGLTGRKIIIDTYGGWGAHGGGAFSGKDPTKVDRSGAYIVRQAAKSVVAAGLARRCIVQVSYAIGVPEPLSVFVDTYKTGTIPDKDILVLIKEAFDFRPGMMAINLDLKRGGNFRFQKTAAYGHFGRDDPDFTWEVIKPLKPKA, encoded by the coding sequence ATGGAAACGTTCCTATTCACATCTGAATCAGTCAACGAGGGACATCCCGACAAGCTCTGCGACCAAGTTTCCGACGCCATCCTCGATGCTTGCTTAGAACAAGACCCTGAAAGCAAAGTCGCTTGCGAGACATGCACCAAGACCAACATGGTCATGGTGTTCGGCGAGATCACGACCTCTGCTAAAGTAGACTACGAGAAGATCGTTAGATCCACTTGCAGAGAGATCGGTTTCATCTCAGCCGATGTTGGTCTCGACGCTGACAAGTGCAACGTCTTGGTCAACATCGAGCAACAGAGTCCCGACATTGCTCAGGGAGTCCACGGTCATTTAACCAAGAAGCCTGAGGATATCGGAGCTGGTGATCAGGGACATATGTTCGGTTACGCTACAGATGAGACGCCTGAGCTAATGCCGTTGACTCATGTCTTGGCCACCAAGCTTGGTGCTAAGCTTACTGAAGTGAGGAAGAACAAGACTTGTCCCTGGCTGAGACCTGATGGTAAGACGCAAGTCACCGTCGAGTACAAGAACGATGGTGGAGCCATGATTCCCATTAGAGTCCACACGGTCTTAATCTCAACTCAGCATGATGAAACCGTCACCAACGATGAGATCGCCGCTGACTTGAAGGAGCATGTGATCAAGCCGGTTATTCCCGCTAAGTACCTTGATGAGAACACCATCTTTCACCTAAACCCATCTGGTCGTTTTGTGATCGGAGGGCCTCACGGTGATGCTGGACTCACGGGGAGGAAGATCATCATCGACACTTATGGTGGTTGGGGTGCTCACGGTGGAGGTGCTTTCTCAGGGAAAGACCCGACCAAGGTTGATAGAAGTGGTGCTTACATCGTTAGGCAGGCTGCAAAGAGTGTGGTTGCAGCGGGACTCGCACGCCGCTGTATAGTCCAAGTGTCGTACGCTATTGGAGTACCTGAGCCTCTCTCGGTGTTTGTTGATACTTACAAGACCGGGACCATACCAGACAAGGATATACTCGTGTTGATCAAGGAGGCCTTTGACTTCAGGCCGGGCATGATGGCTATTAACCTTGACTTGAAGAGAGGAGGTAACTTCAGGTTCCAGAAAACAGCTGCGTATGGTCATTTCGGACGTGACGACCCTGACTTCACTTGGGAGGTCATCAAGCCACTCAAGCCCAaggcttaa
- the LOC103857643 gene encoding transcription factor RAX2, whose product MGRAPCCDKENVKRGPWSPEEDAKLKDYIEKQGTGGNWITLPRKAGLRRCGKSCRLRWLNYLRPNIRHGDFTEEEDNIICSLFASIGSRWSVIAAHLHGRTDNDIKNYWNTKLKKKLIATMAPPRHHHLSAIASSSSSSPSPSSHYNMINSLLPYDPSISTNQLITPHRGMMTMMGRQQQLLYQEDMGSLVNSLDSNKFVMSHQDDSQKQSANKGIMLLSDVRSGSSTTSTVTRVKMEHHDYHHEETERSMEGYGMDEINHLISSSCTSSSNSLWFDESKREDKFMLYY is encoded by the exons ATGGGGAGAGCTCCATGTTGTGACAAGGAAAATGTAAAGAGAGGTCCATGGTCTCCTGAAGAAGACGCAAAGCTTAAAGACTACATAGAGAAACAAGGAACTGGTGGGAATTGGATAACTCTCCCTCGGAAAGCTG gtTTAAGGAGATGTGGGAAGAGTTGCAGACTGAGATGGTTGAATTATTTGAGACCAAACATAAGACATGGAGATTTCACTGAGGAAGAAGACAATATTATCTGCAGCCTCTTTGCCTCCATCGGAAGCAG GTGGTCAGTAATAGCAGCTCACCTGCATGGTAGAACTGATAATGACATCAAGAACTATTGGAACACTAAGCTTAAGAAGAAACTCATTGCCACTATGGCTCCTCCACGACATCATCATCTCTCAGCCAttgcttcatcatcatcatcatcaccatcaccatcatcacACTACAACATGATCAATAGTCTTCTTCCTTATGACCCCTCAATATCTACAAACCAGCTGATCACGCCTCATCGGgggatgatgacgatgatgggCCGACAACAACAACTATTATACCAAGAAGACATGGGCAGTTTGGTAAATTCTCTAGACAGCAACAAGTTCGTAATGAGCCATCAAGACGACAGCCAGAAGCAAAGTGCAAATAAGGGAATAATGTTGTTGAGTGATGTAAGAAGTGGGTCAAGTACAACAAGTACAGTAACAAGAGTGAAGATGGAGCATCATGATTAtcatcatgaagaaactgaGAGATCAATGGAAGGTTATGGAATGGATGAGATAAATCATTTAATAAGTAGTAGTTGTACGAGTAGTAGCAATAGCTTGTGGTTTGATGAAAGCAAAAGAGAGGATAAGTTCATGTTGTATTATTGA